A single region of the Neotabrizicola shimadae genome encodes:
- the secA gene encoding preprotein translocase subunit SecA: MLGLGSLARKVFGTPNDRKIKSVRPLVAKINALEPEYAALTDDGIKAKTAELQKRAQGGESLDDLLPEAFANCREAAKRALGLRAFDVQLMGGIFLHQGNIAEMRTGEGKTLVATFPAYLNALAGKGVHVVTVNDYLAKRDADWMGKVYAQLGMTTGVVYPYQPDAEKRAAYKADITYATNNELGFDYLRDNMKGSIEEMAQRGHFYAIVDEVDSILVDEARTPLIISGPSQDRSDLYTTVDKLIVNLLPDHYKLDEKARNVTLTDAGNEFVEQLFRNAGLLTEDQTLYDPESTTLLHHATQALKAHMLFHRDQQYIVRGGEVMLIDEFTGRMMRGRRLSDGLHQAIEAKEGVQIQPENVTLASVTFQNYFRLYGKLAGMTGTAVTEAEEFMEIYNLGVVEVPTNRPVARKDDHDQVFRTAREKFEGIIKTIREANAKGQPILVGTTSIEKSEYLSDMLKKEGIAHNVLNARQHEQEAKIVAEAGRFGAVTIATNMAGRGTDIQLGGSVELKVLEAIAADPHLHPDEVRARIEAEHAQEKEQVKQAGGLFVLGTERHESRRIDNQLRGRSGRQGDPGRSSFFLSLEDDLMRIFGSERLDSVLSKLGMKEGESIVHPWVNKSLERAQAKVEGRNFDIRKQLLKFDDVMNDQRKAIFSQRMEIMEAEDLSEIVGDMRHQVVEDAVAQFMPPKTYADQWKPEALRDAVRERLNLDLPIIEWAAEEGVDQAVMEERIREASDKLIAEKLEAFGPETMRQIEKQLLLQSIDGKWREHLLRLEHLRSVVGFRGYAQRDPLSEYKTEAFALFETMLNSLRQDVTQKLSLIRPITQEEQQAMMAQLMAQQARAAAPAATEAAPAPQPELETAGAVAGAGVAATATARPGFVESDPSTWGNPSRNDPCPCGSGEKFKHCHGRIA; this comes from the coding sequence ATGCTGGGTCTTGGATCGCTTGCGCGGAAGGTCTTCGGGACCCCGAATGACCGCAAGATCAAATCTGTCCGTCCGCTGGTCGCAAAGATCAACGCGCTGGAACCGGAATACGCGGCGCTGACGGACGACGGCATCAAGGCCAAGACAGCGGAATTGCAGAAGCGGGCGCAGGGCGGCGAAAGCCTGGATGACCTGCTTCCCGAAGCCTTTGCCAACTGCCGCGAGGCGGCGAAGCGGGCGCTTGGCCTGCGCGCCTTTGACGTGCAGCTGATGGGCGGCATCTTCCTGCATCAGGGCAACATCGCGGAAATGCGCACGGGCGAGGGCAAGACCCTCGTCGCCACATTCCCGGCCTATCTGAACGCGCTGGCCGGCAAGGGCGTGCATGTCGTGACGGTCAACGACTATCTGGCCAAGCGCGACGCGGACTGGATGGGCAAGGTCTATGCGCAACTGGGCATGACCACCGGCGTGGTCTATCCCTACCAGCCCGATGCCGAAAAGCGCGCGGCCTACAAGGCCGACATCACCTATGCCACCAACAACGAGCTGGGCTTCGACTACCTGCGCGACAACATGAAGGGGTCGATCGAAGAGATGGCGCAGCGCGGCCATTTCTATGCGATCGTGGACGAGGTCGACTCGATCCTGGTGGACGAGGCGCGGACGCCGCTCATCATCTCTGGCCCCAGCCAGGACCGCAGCGACCTGTACACGACGGTCGACAAGCTGATCGTGAACCTGCTGCCCGACCACTACAAGCTGGACGAAAAGGCGCGCAACGTCACCCTGACCGATGCGGGCAACGAGTTCGTGGAGCAGCTGTTCCGCAACGCCGGCCTGCTTACGGAAGACCAGACGCTGTACGATCCGGAATCGACCACCCTGCTGCACCATGCCACGCAGGCGCTGAAGGCCCACATGCTGTTCCACCGCGACCAGCAATACATCGTGCGCGGCGGCGAGGTGATGCTGATCGACGAATTCACCGGCCGCATGATGCGGGGCCGCCGTCTTTCGGACGGCCTGCACCAGGCAATCGAGGCCAAGGAAGGCGTGCAGATCCAGCCCGAGAACGTGACGCTGGCCTCTGTGACCTTCCAGAACTACTTCCGTCTTTATGGCAAGCTGGCCGGAATGACCGGCACCGCCGTGACCGAGGCCGAGGAGTTCATGGAAATCTACAACCTTGGCGTTGTGGAGGTTCCGACCAACCGCCCGGTCGCGCGCAAGGACGATCATGACCAGGTCTTCCGCACCGCACGGGAGAAGTTCGAAGGCATCATCAAGACCATCCGCGAGGCCAATGCCAAGGGCCAGCCGATCCTGGTGGGGACGACCTCGATCGAGAAGTCGGAATACCTGTCGGACATGCTGAAGAAGGAGGGCATCGCGCATAACGTGCTGAACGCCCGCCAGCACGAGCAGGAAGCCAAGATCGTGGCCGAGGCCGGGCGCTTTGGCGCCGTGACCATCGCCACCAACATGGCCGGCCGCGGCACCGACATCCAGTTGGGCGGCAGCGTCGAGTTGAAGGTGCTGGAGGCCATCGCCGCCGACCCGCATCTGCACCCCGACGAGGTTCGCGCCCGGATCGAGGCCGAACACGCGCAGGAGAAGGAGCAGGTCAAGCAGGCCGGCGGCCTGTTCGTGCTGGGCACCGAACGCCACGAAAGCCGCCGCATCGACAACCAGCTGCGCGGCCGGTCTGGCCGCCAGGGCGACCCTGGCCGGTCGTCGTTCTTCCTGAGCCTGGAAGACGACCTGATGCGCATCTTCGGGTCGGAGCGGCTGGATTCGGTGCTGTCCAAGCTGGGCATGAAGGAAGGCGAATCCATCGTTCACCCCTGGGTGAACAAGTCGCTGGAACGCGCCCAGGCCAAGGTGGAAGGCCGCAACTTCGACATCCGCAAGCAGCTTCTGAAGTTCGACGACGTGATGAACGACCAGCGCAAGGCGATCTTCAGCCAGCGCATGGAGATCATGGAGGCCGAGGATCTGTCGGAGATCGTCGGCGACATGCGACACCAGGTCGTCGAGGACGCGGTGGCGCAGTTCATGCCGCCCAAGACCTATGCCGACCAGTGGAAGCCCGAAGCCCTGCGCGACGCGGTGCGCGAACGGCTGAACCTGGACCTGCCGATCATCGAATGGGCCGCCGAAGAGGGCGTGGACCAGGCGGTGATGGAAGAACGCATCCGCGAAGCCAGCGACAAGCTGATCGCCGAGAAGCTGGAAGCCTTCGGGCCCGAGACCATGCGCCAGATCGAGAAGCAGCTTCTGCTGCAGTCGATCGACGGCAAGTGGCGCGAGCACCTTCTGCGGCTGGAGCATTTGCGGTCGGTCGTGGGCTTCCGCGGCTATGCGCAGCGCGACCCGCTGTCGGAATACAAGACCGAGGCCTTCGCACTGTTCGAGACCATGCTGAACTCGCTGCGGCAGGACGTGACGCAGAAGCTGTCGCTGATCCGGCCGATCACGCAGGAAGAACAGCAGGCGATGATGGCGCAACTGATGGCGCAGCAGGCCCGTGCCGCGGCGCCGGCCGCCACCGAGGCCGCGCCGGCGCCCCAGCCCGAGCTGGAGACGGCCGGGGCGGTCGCGGGTGCCGGTGTTGCCGCAACGGCAACGGCGCGGCCGGGCTTTGTGGAAAGCGACCCCTCGACCTGGGGCAACCCAAGCCGCAACGATCCCTGCCCCTGCGGTTCGGGCGAGAAGTTCAAGCACTGTCACGGCCGCATCGCCTGA
- a CDS encoding peptidylprolyl isomerase, which translates to MKHAGLWAALMLSAALATPALAQDAAPTAATVVATVNGTDITLGHMIALRERLPAQYQSLPDDVLFKGILDQLVQQEVLMESVENAITLRDDLNLQNDRRGYLSQQALVPVVTAAVTEEAIKAEYDARIAAIPPATEYHAAHILVDSEEKAKELKAQLDGGADFAELAKANSTDTGSGAQGGDLGWFGTGMMVKPFEDAVIAAQIGKVTDPVQSDFGWHLILVQETRPAAPPALDELHDEIAQDLEQKAIEAKVEELTKAAKIEKHGEGLDPAVLKNTALIDQ; encoded by the coding sequence ATGAAACATGCCGGTCTTTGGGCGGCCCTGATGCTGTCGGCCGCCTTGGCCACGCCGGCCCTGGCCCAGGATGCCGCGCCGACCGCCGCCACCGTGGTGGCGACCGTCAACGGCACCGACATCACGCTTGGCCACATGATCGCGCTGCGCGAACGCCTGCCCGCGCAGTACCAGTCCCTGCCGGATGACGTGCTGTTCAAGGGCATCCTTGACCAGTTGGTCCAGCAGGAAGTGCTGATGGAATCGGTGGAAAACGCCATCACGCTGCGCGACGACCTGAACCTGCAGAACGACCGGCGGGGCTATCTTTCGCAGCAGGCCCTCGTGCCCGTGGTGACCGCCGCCGTTACCGAAGAGGCGATCAAGGCCGAATACGATGCGCGCATCGCCGCCATTCCGCCCGCGACCGAATACCACGCAGCCCACATCCTGGTGGACAGCGAAGAAAAGGCGAAGGAACTGAAGGCCCAACTGGATGGCGGCGCCGATTTCGCCGAACTGGCCAAGGCCAATTCCACCGACACCGGCTCGGGCGCACAAGGCGGCGACCTTGGCTGGTTCGGCACCGGCATGATGGTGAAACCCTTCGAAGATGCGGTGATCGCGGCCCAGATCGGCAAGGTCACCGATCCGGTGCAGTCCGATTTCGGCTGGCACCTGATCCTGGTGCAGGAAACCCGCCCTGCCGCCCCGCCCGCCCTGGACGAACTGCACGACGAAATCGCGCAGGATCTGGAACAGAAGGCGATCGAGGCCAAGGTCGAGGAACTGACCAAGGCCGCCAAGATCGAAAAGCACGGCGAAGGGCTTGATCCGGCCGTTCTGAAGAACACCGCTCTGATCGACCAGTAA
- the argJ gene encoding bifunctional glutamate N-acetyltransferase/amino-acid acetyltransferase ArgJ, which produces MAQTDWKAEAKKLKKKVDKLKSRLTEGATDLVAAASEAVAKAAKPVSPLAPAGGFPALPAIAGVEFAAAEAGVKYKNRTDVMLVRLASGTVIAGAFTTSATRSGCVRDCQAKLAGKPDLSAGAAIIVNSGNSNAFTGKVGDEAVAAVTGGVASALGIPAARVFSSSTGVIGEPLPHDRITARIPDLVAGLSGDGIAMAAKAIMTTDTFPKGASAEVEGEGGPIRIAGIAKGSGMIAPDMATMLVYIFTDAKISSATLQKMVSRNVGATFNSITVDSDTSTSDTLLVAATGQSPAAEVKGATARAFEKALAGVMRDLALQVVRDGEGATKLVEVRVTGAASDEDAAKVAFAIANSPLVKTAIAGEDPNWGRIVMAVGKSGAQADRDRLTIRLGDIVLARNGWRDPSYTEEAGAAYMKQAELVIAVDLGLGKSSRTVWTCDLTHAYIEINADYRS; this is translated from the coding sequence ATGGCACAGACCGACTGGAAAGCCGAAGCCAAGAAGCTGAAGAAGAAGGTCGACAAGCTGAAGTCCCGCCTGACGGAGGGGGCGACCGATCTGGTCGCCGCCGCCTCCGAGGCGGTGGCCAAGGCGGCCAAGCCTGTCTCTCCCCTTGCGCCCGCCGGTGGCTTCCCCGCGCTGCCCGCCATCGCCGGCGTGGAATTCGCCGCCGCCGAGGCCGGCGTGAAGTACAAGAACCGCACCGACGTCATGCTGGTGCGGCTGGCCTCCGGCACGGTGATTGCCGGGGCCTTCACCACATCCGCCACCCGTTCGGGCTGTGTGCGCGACTGCCAGGCCAAGCTCGCCGGCAAACCGGACCTTTCCGCCGGGGCCGCGATCATCGTGAATTCGGGCAATTCCAATGCCTTCACCGGCAAGGTGGGGGACGAGGCGGTCGCCGCCGTCACCGGCGGCGTGGCCTCTGCCCTTGGCATCCCGGCCGCGCGCGTGTTCTCTTCCTCTACCGGCGTCATCGGCGAACCCTTGCCGCATGACCGCATCACCGCCCGCATCCCCGACCTGGTGGCCGGGCTCTCCGGCGATGGCATCGCCATGGCCGCCAAGGCGATCATGACGACCGACACCTTCCCCAAGGGCGCCTCTGCCGAAGTGGAAGGCGAGGGCGGCCCGATCCGCATCGCCGGCATCGCCAAGGGTTCGGGCATGATCGCGCCCGACATGGCCACCATGCTGGTCTATATCTTCACCGATGCGAAGATCTCGTCCGCCACGCTGCAGAAAATGGTCTCGCGCAACGTGGGCGCGACCTTCAATTCGATCACCGTGGACAGCGACACCTCCACCTCCGACACGCTGCTTGTCGCCGCCACCGGCCAAAGCCCGGCGGCCGAGGTGAAGGGCGCCACGGCCCGCGCCTTCGAAAAGGCCCTGGCCGGCGTGATGCGCGACCTTGCGCTGCAGGTCGTGCGCGATGGCGAGGGCGCGACGAAACTGGTCGAGGTGCGCGTCACCGGCGCCGCCAGCGACGAAGACGCCGCCAAGGTCGCCTTCGCCATCGCCAACTCGCCGCTGGTCAAGACCGCCATCGCCGGCGAAGACCCGAACTGGGGCCGCATCGTCATGGCCGTGGGCAAATCCGGCGCCCAGGCCGACCGCGACCGCCTGACCATCCGCCTGGGCGACATCGTCCTGGCCCGCAACGGCTGGCGCGACCCGTCCTACACCGAAGAGGCGGGCGCTGCCTACATGAAGCAGGCGGAACTGGTCATCGCCGTGGACCTGGGCCTCGGCAAGTCCAGCCGCACGGTCTGGACCTGCGACTTGACCCACGCCTACATCGAGATCAACGCCGACTACCGGTCGTGA
- a CDS encoding (deoxy)nucleoside triphosphate pyrophosphohydrolase has product MKVVLVAAVALVDPDGRVLLAQRPEGKSLAGLWEFPGGKVEPGESPETALIRELQEELGIETKSSCLAPLTFASHGYDDFHLLMPLFVCRRWEGIAHGREGQALAWVPPNRLRDYPMPPADLPLIPILRDWL; this is encoded by the coding sequence ATGAAGGTCGTCCTTGTCGCTGCTGTCGCGCTTGTCGATCCCGACGGCCGCGTGCTTCTGGCACAGCGGCCCGAGGGCAAGTCGCTGGCCGGCCTGTGGGAGTTTCCGGGCGGCAAGGTCGAACCGGGCGAATCGCCCGAAACCGCCCTGATCCGCGAGCTGCAGGAAGAACTGGGGATCGAGACGAAATCCAGCTGCCTCGCGCCCCTGACCTTCGCCAGCCACGGCTACGACGACTTCCACCTGCTCATGCCGTTGTTCGTCTGCCGCCGGTGGGAGGGAATCGCCCATGGCCGCGAGGGCCAGGCCCTGGCCTGGGTGCCCCCCAACCGTCTGCGCGACTATCCCATGCCCCCCGCAGACCTGCCCCTGATCCCGATTCTGCGCGACTGGCTGTGA
- the infB gene encoding translation initiation factor IF-2, whose amino-acid sequence MTDKDGKKPLGLGGGTARPGQVKQSFSHGRTHAVVVETKRKRVVVPAAKPAAGGAASSSSNTGDPSRRPAGISDAEMERRLAALRAAKAREHEDNARRAEEERQREEDRQRRREEMEAKEREERAREEALRLKAEEEARAAREAAEAKVAAAAARKADVLGTQRRQPAAPEPEAPVAKPAARKTDRAAPAAAAEPAAAVPGEDRTAAARPGLSPRKTDRERDDRAAERDRGSKRGDEGRRAGKLTLSDAISDEGGRQRSLAAMKRKQEKARQKALGFGQKAEKQVRDVQLPETIVVSELANRMAERAADVVKVLMKMGMMVTMNQSIDADTAELVIEEFGHRAVRVSDSDVEQVIATDVDKDEDLLPRPPVVTIMGHVDHGKTSLLDAIRKTSVVSGEAGGITQHIGAYQVTTASGQQITFLDTPGHAAFTSMRARGAQVTDIVVLVVAADDAVMPQTVEAINHAKAAKVPMIIAINKVDKPDANPQKVRTDLLQHEIVVEAMSGDVQDVEVSAKTGKGLDELLEAILLQAEILELRANPDRPAQGAVIEAKLDVGRGPVATVLVQNGTLKRGDIFVVGEQWGKVRALVNDLGDRVDEAGPSVPVEVLGLTGTPQAGDTLNVVATEAQAREIVDYRVKTTRDKRAAAGAATTLEQLMAKAKADLSVAELPVLVKADVQGSAEAIVQALEKVGNDEVRVRILHSGVGAITDSDVILAEASNAPIIGFNVRANATARASAQQKGVEIRYYSIIYDLIDDIRQAASGLLKAEVRENFIGYAKILQVFRITGVGNVAGCLVTEGVARRSAGVRLLRDNVVIHEGTLKTLKRFKDEVKEVISGQECGMAFERYEDVREGDVIEIFEREEVQRKLT is encoded by the coding sequence ATGACGGACAAAGACGGCAAGAAACCCCTTGGCCTTGGTGGTGGCACGGCCCGTCCGGGCCAGGTGAAGCAGAGCTTCAGCCACGGCCGGACCCATGCCGTGGTGGTGGAAACCAAGCGCAAGCGCGTCGTCGTGCCTGCGGCCAAGCCGGCTGCGGGTGGTGCGGCGTCCTCGTCCTCGAACACGGGCGACCCTTCGCGTCGCCCCGCCGGGATTTCCGATGCCGAGATGGAGCGCCGTCTGGCTGCCCTGCGAGCCGCAAAGGCGCGCGAGCATGAAGACAACGCCCGCCGGGCCGAGGAAGAGCGCCAGCGCGAGGAAGACCGCCAGCGTCGCCGTGAGGAGATGGAGGCGAAGGAGCGCGAAGAGCGCGCCCGCGAAGAGGCTCTGCGGCTGAAGGCCGAGGAAGAGGCCCGCGCGGCGCGTGAAGCCGCCGAGGCCAAGGTTGCCGCGGCTGCCGCGCGCAAGGCCGACGTTCTGGGCACGCAGCGCCGCCAGCCGGCCGCACCCGAGCCCGAGGCGCCCGTGGCCAAGCCCGCAGCCCGCAAGACCGACCGCGCCGCCCCGGCGGCGGCGGCGGAACCGGCCGCGGCTGTGCCGGGCGAGGACCGCACCGCGGCAGCGCGGCCCGGCCTGAGCCCGCGCAAGACCGACCGCGAGCGCGACGACCGCGCCGCCGAACGCGACCGCGGGTCCAAGCGGGGCGATGAAGGTCGCCGCGCCGGCAAGCTGACGCTTTCGGACGCAATCTCGGACGAGGGCGGCCGCCAGCGGTCGCTTGCCGCGATGAAGCGCAAGCAGGAGAAGGCGCGCCAGAAAGCGCTTGGGTTCGGCCAGAAGGCCGAAAAGCAGGTGCGCGACGTGCAGCTTCCCGAAACGATCGTCGTCAGCGAACTGGCGAACCGCATGGCGGAACGCGCTGCGGACGTGGTGAAGGTGCTCATGAAGATGGGCATGATGGTCACCATGAACCAGTCGATCGACGCCGACACCGCGGAACTGGTGATCGAGGAATTCGGTCACCGCGCCGTGCGCGTTTCGGATTCGGACGTAGAACAGGTGATCGCGACCGATGTCGACAAGGACGAGGATCTGCTGCCGCGTCCGCCGGTGGTGACGATCATGGGTCACGTCGACCATGGCAAGACCAGCCTTCTGGACGCGATCCGCAAGACCAGCGTGGTTTCGGGCGAAGCGGGCGGGATCACCCAGCACATCGGCGCCTATCAGGTGACGACGGCCTCTGGCCAGCAGATCACCTTCCTGGACACGCCGGGCCACGCGGCCTTTACCTCGATGCGGGCCCGTGGCGCGCAGGTGACGGATATCGTGGTGCTGGTGGTGGCCGCCGATGACGCGGTGATGCCGCAGACGGTGGAGGCGATCAACCACGCCAAGGCCGCCAAGGTGCCGATGATCATCGCGATCAACAAGGTCGACAAGCCGGATGCGAACCCGCAGAAGGTGCGGACCGATCTTCTGCAGCACGAGATCGTCGTCGAGGCGATGTCGGGCGACGTGCAGGATGTCGAGGTTTCGGCCAAGACCGGCAAGGGCCTGGACGAGCTGCTGGAAGCGATCCTGCTTCAGGCCGAAATCCTGGAACTGCGCGCCAACCCGGATCGTCCGGCGCAGGGCGCAGTGATCGAAGCCAAGCTGGACGTGGGCCGCGGCCCGGTGGCGACGGTTCTGGTGCAGAACGGCACGCTGAAGCGCGGCGACATCTTCGTCGTGGGCGAGCAGTGGGGCAAGGTGCGTGCTCTGGTCAACGACCTGGGCGACCGCGTGGACGAGGCCGGGCCTTCGGTTCCGGTGGAAGTCCTGGGCCTGACCGGCACGCCGCAGGCGGGCGACACGCTGAACGTGGTGGCGACCGAGGCGCAGGCACGCGAGATCGTGGACTACCGCGTCAAGACCACGCGCGACAAGCGCGCGGCAGCGGGCGCCGCGACGACGCTGGAACAGCTGATGGCGAAGGCCAAGGCCGACCTGAGCGTGGCGGAACTGCCCGTTCTGGTGAAGGCGGACGTGCAGGGTTCGGCGGAAGCCATCGTGCAGGCGCTGGAGAAGGTCGGCAACGACGAGGTGCGGGTGCGTATCCTGCATTCCGGCGTGGGCGCGATCACCGATTCGGACGTGATCCTTGCGGAAGCCTCAAACGCGCCGATCATCGGCTTCAACGTGCGGGCCAATGCCACCGCCCGGGCCTCGGCCCAGCAGAAGGGCGTGGAGATCCGGTATTACTCGATCATCTACGACCTGATCGACGACATCCGCCAGGCGGCCTCGGGTCTGTTGAAGGCCGAGGTGCGCGAGAACTTCATCGGCTATGCGAAGATCCTTCAGGTCTTCCGCATCACCGGCGTGGGCAATGTCGCGGGCTGCCTGGTCACCGAGGGCGTGGCGCGGCGGTCGGCCGGCGTGCGCCTGCTGCGCGACAACGTGGTGATCCACGAGGGCACGCTGAAGACGCTGAAGCGGTTCAAGGACGAGGTGAAGGAAGTCATCTCGGGCCAGGAATGCGGCATGGCGTTCGAGCGGTACGAAGACGTGCGCGAAGGCGATGTCATCGAAATCTTCGAGCGCGAGGAGGTCCAGCGCAAGCTGACCTGA
- a CDS encoding RNA-binding protein, translated as MTRGGATDDRDGPERKCIVTGASGPKAGLIRFVIGPDGMVVPDVLGRLPGRGIWVSADRAAIEKAAAKGLFARAARQPVKAPEGLTDLVEDILARRVVDLVSMARKAGGAVCGYEKVKDWLVKGEAVVLVQASDGSERGKAKLHPPGDEDSFIACMTARELGLSFGRERAIHAALAAGGLTVRVVEEAARLAGLRMAQEPGRVGGRTAGKDTKDA; from the coding sequence ATGACGCGCGGCGGCGCAACCGATGACCGCGACGGGCCGGAGCGCAAGTGCATTGTCACGGGCGCGAGCGGGCCGAAGGCCGGGCTGATCCGTTTCGTGATCGGGCCGGACGGCATGGTTGTGCCTGACGTGTTGGGGCGGCTGCCGGGCCGGGGCATCTGGGTCTCGGCTGACCGGGCGGCGATCGAGAAGGCCGCGGCGAAGGGGCTGTTTGCCCGGGCCGCGCGACAGCCGGTGAAGGCGCCCGAGGGGCTGACCGATCTGGTCGAGGATATCCTCGCCCGCCGGGTGGTGGACCTGGTGTCGATGGCCCGCAAGGCCGGCGGCGCGGTCTGCGGTTACGAGAAAGTGAAGGACTGGCTGGTGAAGGGCGAAGCTGTCGTCCTGGTCCAGGCCTCCGACGGGTCTGAACGCGGCAAGGCGAAGCTTCATCCCCCCGGGGATGAAGACTCGTTCATTGCCTGCATGACCGCGCGGGAATTGGGTTTGTCCTTCGGACGGGAACGTGCAATACACGCGGCGCTCGCCGCTGGCGGACTCACTGTCCGTGTTGTAGAGGAAGCGGCGCGGCTGGCCGGACTGCGCATGGCGCAGGAACCCGGCCGCGTCGGCGGCAGGACCGCCGGGAAGGATACGAAGGACGCATGA
- the nusA gene encoding transcription termination factor NusA, giving the protein MAITSANQLELLQTAEAVAREKMIDPDLVIQAMEDSLARAAKSRYGSEMDIRVKIDRKTGRATFARVRTVVEDEAVENHHAQMTVKQAKAYLADPQIGDEIVDEVPPVDLGRIAAQSAKQVILQKVREAERDRQYDEFKDRKGSIINGQVKREEYGNVIVDIGRGEGILRRNEKLPRESYRIGDRIRCYIKDVRREARGPQVFLSRTDPQFMAELFKMEVPEIYDGIIEIKAVARDPGSRAKIAVISYDNSIDPVGACVGMRGSRVQAVVNELQGEKIDIIPWNQDIATFLVNALQPAEVSKVVFDEEAGKIEVVVPDEQLSLAIGRRGQNVRLASQLTALDIDIMTEAEESQRRQAEFAERTQLFMDTLDVDEMMAQLLVSEGFTNLEEVAYVDVDELLSIDGFDEGTAAELQARARDYLDEQNRKALEEARALGIEESLVEFEGLTPPMLVVLAKDGIKTLEDFATCADWELAGGWTTENGQRKKDEGLLEKFDVSLDEAQTMIMTARVMLGWVDPTEMDAGAEEAAEEEEEAGA; this is encoded by the coding sequence ATGGCCATTACCTCTGCCAACCAGCTTGAGCTGCTGCAGACCGCCGAAGCGGTGGCGCGCGAAAAGATGATCGACCCGGATCTGGTGATCCAGGCCATGGAGGACAGCCTCGCCCGCGCCGCGAAGAGCCGCTACGGCAGCGAGATGGACATCCGCGTGAAGATCGACCGCAAGACCGGGCGGGCGACCTTTGCCCGCGTGCGCACGGTGGTCGAGGACGAGGCGGTGGAGAATCACCACGCCCAGATGACGGTGAAGCAGGCCAAGGCCTATCTGGCGGACCCGCAGATCGGCGACGAGATCGTGGACGAGGTGCCGCCGGTGGACCTGGGCCGGATTGCCGCGCAATCGGCCAAGCAGGTGATCCTGCAGAAGGTGCGCGAGGCGGAACGCGACCGTCAGTATGACGAGTTCAAGGACCGCAAGGGCAGCATCATCAACGGCCAGGTCAAGCGCGAGGAATACGGCAACGTCATCGTCGACATCGGCCGGGGCGAAGGCATCCTGCGGCGCAACGAGAAGCTGCCGCGCGAAAGCTATCGCATCGGCGACCGTATCCGCTGCTATATCAAGGATGTCCGGCGCGAGGCGCGGGGGCCGCAGGTCTTCCTGTCGCGCACCGACCCGCAGTTCATGGCTGAGCTGTTCAAGATGGAAGTGCCGGAAATCTATGACGGCATCATCGAGATCAAGGCCGTGGCCCGCGATCCGGGGTCGCGCGCGAAGATCGCGGTGATTTCCTATGACAATTCGATCGACCCGGTGGGCGCCTGCGTCGGTATGCGCGGCAGCCGCGTGCAGGCCGTGGTGAACGAGCTGCAGGGCGAGAAGATCGACATCATCCCGTGGAACCAGGACATCGCCACGTTCCTGGTGAACGCGCTGCAGCCGGCGGAAGTGTCGAAGGTCGTGTTCGACGAAGAGGCGGGCAAGATCGAGGTCGTGGTGCCGGACGAGCAGCTGTCGCTGGCCATCGGCCGGCGCGGCCAGAACGTGCGTCTGGCGAGCCAGCTGACAGCGCTGGACATCGACATCATGACCGAGGCCGAGGAAAGCCAGCGCCGCCAGGCCGAGTTCGCCGAGCGGACCCAGCTGTTCATGGACACGCTGGACGTGGACGAGATGATGGCGCAACTGCTTGTTTCGGAAGGGTTCACCAACCTGGAAGAAGTGGCCTATGTCGATGTGGACGAGCTTTTGTCCATCGACGGCTTCGACGAGGGCACGGCCGCGGAACTGCAGGCCCGCGCCCGCGACTATCTGGACGAGCAGAACCGCAAGGCGCTGGAAGAGGCGCGCGCCCTGGGCATCGAGGAAAGCCTGGTCGAGTTCGAGGGCCTGACCCCGCCGATGCTGGTGGTGCTGGCCAAGGACGGCATCAAGACGCTGGAAGACTTTGCCACCTGCGCCGACTGGGAGCTGGCCGGCGGCTGGACCACGGAAAACGGCCAGCGCAAGAAGGACGAGGGCCTTCTGGAGAAGTTCGACGTGAGCCTGGACGAGGCGCAGACCATGATCATGACCGCGCGCGTCATGCTGGGCTGGGTCGATCCGACGGAAATGGACGCCGGGGCCGAAGAGGCCGCGGAAGAGGAAGAGGAGGCCGGGGCCTGA